One window of Campylobacter avium LMG 24591 genomic DNA carries:
- a CDS encoding outer membrane protein, with translation MKKILFLALTLLFSCSLLKAEEDGYYLSLEFGGGDARFKQSIDATATVFNNPVPIKGDITANNNMNNLTLKFGDKVFFGPDSRFGFRKYLYLGYGYNSMQNISYNGDLSLVTIIPGNDESIFTGTKHTYYNSVIEYGFGIDALINILQSGNSSAGIYGGVAIGGETWIANGKEFKPSAGPGESYSNFQTILNVGARMLIKKHHGLEIGAKFYMLSSDIYKGHGYSPLMNQATGGLATVDLHDTVTTMKRPYIVHVTYSYNF, from the coding sequence ATGAAAAAAATTTTATTTTTAGCCTTAACTTTGCTTTTTTCTTGTTCTTTGCTTAAGGCTGAGGAGGATGGGTATTATCTATCTTTAGAATTTGGCGGAGGGGATGCAAGATTTAAACAAAGCATAGACGCCACGGCAACTGTTTTTAATAACCCTGTGCCAATAAAAGGCGACATCACCGCAAATAATAACATGAATAATCTTACCCTAAAATTTGGCGACAAAGTTTTTTTCGGCCCTGATTCTCGCTTTGGTTTTAGAAAATACCTTTATCTAGGCTATGGCTATAATTCCATGCAAAACATAAGCTATAACGGCGATTTAAGCTTGGTTACCATAATTCCTGGCAACGACGAATCTATTTTTACAGGCACAAAGCACACTTACTATAACAGCGTTATAGAGTATGGATTTGGCATAGATGCTTTGATAAACATTTTGCAAAGCGGAAATAGCTCGGCTGGTATTTACGGCGGTGTTGCTATAGGTGGTGAAACTTGGATAGCAAATGGTAAGGAATTTAAGCCTTCAGCTGGACCGGGCGAGAGCTACTCAAATTTCCAAACCATACTAAATGTCGGCGCTAGAATGCTAATCAAAAAACATCACGGACTTGAAATAGGCGCTAAGTTTTACATGCTAAGCTCTGATATTTACAAAGGGCATGGTTACTCACCTTTAATGAACCAAGCAACTGGTGGCCTTGCTACTGTAGACCTACACGACACGGTTACAACCATGAAAAGACCATACATTGTTCATGTTACCTACTCTTATAATTTCTAA
- a CDS encoding glycosyltransferase family 2 protein, whose translation MPKISIIMPLFNAATHVEKSVQSFLKQSLKDIELIIINDFSTDESLELVKPYLKDKRIRLINNEKNLGVFASRNIGVFAANAKLILFMDADDYLHERACEIAFKLQDKADILCFEALVNRKKAKAFYKFKDDKLYQRDEFLTFLSSKKHFINSVWAKLFKKELITQALTLIDYKQRLNYSEDLLFCYLNFFFSKSVFCSKAQIYTYNFNENGLYQSNDLALLKSHLKDNEMVLKLIKSLSKGFKHKKFNTTLIFALKNESKNLKYRIKKLQGNLKFYDMLYLRIRKKAAKIFLNSHKISWKM comes from the coding sequence ATGCCTAAAATTTCTATCATTATGCCTCTTTTTAATGCCGCCACGCACGTAGAAAAGAGCGTGCAAAGCTTTCTAAAGCAAAGCCTAAAAGACATAGAACTTATAATAATTAATGATTTTAGCACAGATGAAAGCCTAGAGCTTGTAAAGCCCTACCTAAAAGATAAAAGAATAAGGCTTATAAATAACGAAAAAAACTTAGGCGTCTTTGCTAGTAGAAATATAGGGGTTTTTGCTGCAAATGCAAAGTTAATTCTTTTTATGGATGCTGATGATTATTTGCATGAAAGGGCTTGCGAAATTGCCTTTAAGCTTCAAGATAAGGCCGATATACTTTGCTTTGAAGCCCTTGTAAATCGTAAAAAAGCAAAGGCTTTTTATAAATTTAAGGACGATAAGCTTTATCAAAGAGATGAGTTTTTGACATTTTTAAGCTCTAAAAAGCATTTCATAAATTCAGTTTGGGCGAAACTTTTTAAAAAAGAGCTGATTACGCAGGCCTTGACACTTATAGATTACAAGCAAAGATTAAATTACAGTGAGGATTTGCTTTTTTGTTATTTAAATTTTTTCTTTTCCAAAAGTGTTTTTTGTAGCAAAGCTCAAATTTATACTTATAATTTCAATGAAAATGGACTATATCAAAGCAATGATTTAGCCTTGCTAAAAAGTCATTTAAAAGATAATGAAATGGTTTTAAAGCTTATAAAATCTTTAAGCAAAGGATTTAAGCATAAGAAATTCAATACAACTTTAATTTTTGCCTTAAAAAATGAGAGCAAGAATTTAAAATACAGGATTAAAAAACTTCAAGGAAACTTAAAATTTTACGATATGCTGTATCTAAGGATACGCAAAAAAGCTGCTAAAATTTTCTTAAATTCACATAAAATTTCATGGAAAATGTAA
- the lptA gene encoding lipopolysaccharide transport periplasmic protein LptA: protein MARLVLAFLFCLSILHCNKLEITADVFHGDENKLVNVLSGNVIVKKQRDTLRANTLTIFTDKNKNAIKYIASGNVSFEIFLKDKFYKGRAAEFIYDVKSDTYELNKRAYIQENNTERRLYGDKIMVNNKAQTYTVFGESKENKPARFIFKLDNDFK, encoded by the coding sequence ATGGCTAGATTAGTTTTAGCTTTTTTGTTTTGCTTGAGCATTTTGCACTGTAATAAGCTTGAAATCACGGCCGATGTTTTTCACGGCGATGAAAACAAACTTGTAAATGTTTTGAGCGGAAATGTTATTGTTAAAAAGCAAAGGGACACGCTAAGAGCAAACACTCTAACAATCTTTACAGATAAAAATAAAAATGCCATAAAATACATAGCCTCAGGCAATGTTAGCTTTGAAATTTTTTTAAAGGATAAATTTTATAAGGGTAGGGCAGCAGAGTTTATCTACGATGTAAAAAGCGATACTTATGAGCTAAATAAAAGAGCCTATATACAAGAAAATAACACAGAACGAAGACTTTATGGCGATAAGATAATGGTAAATAACAAAGCCCAAACCTACACGGTTTTTGGAGAGAGCAAAGAAAACAAGCCGGCAAGATTTATTTTTAAACTAGATAATGATTTTAAATAA
- the lptC gene encoding LPS export ABC transporter periplasmic protein LptC, translating to MAIKIFATLMGIFSIVFVFLGMQDFYSIDIKPYSLNFKNIEANQIKAYELNSSLVRTYYSADDWVRFEDRDIFQNVLMLDYDYNVSANKLVFMDKNISLAGNVLYKDINDTSISTERIFYLKDDKVIFTDTKFKAFRANDTLFGSSLKYDMKNKTLDIKGVNLWLD from the coding sequence TTGGCAATAAAAATCTTTGCTACCCTAATGGGAATTTTCTCCATAGTCTTTGTTTTTTTGGGTATGCAAGATTTTTACTCCATAGACATAAAGCCTTATTCTTTGAATTTCAAAAACATAGAAGCAAATCAAATCAAGGCCTATGAGTTAAATTCATCTTTGGTTAGGACTTATTACAGTGCCGATGATTGGGTAAGGTTTGAGGATAGGGATATCTTTCAAAATGTCTTAATGCTTGATTATGATTACAATGTAAGTGCAAACAAGCTTGTTTTCATGGATAAAAATATAAGCTTGGCAGGAAATGTGCTCTATAAAGACATAAACGATACTAGCATAAGCACTGAGAGGATTTTTTATCTAAAAGATGATAAGGTAATATTTACTGATACCAAATTTAAGGCATTTAGGGCAAATGATACTTTATTTGGCTCATCTTTAAAATATGATATGAAAAATAAAACTCTTGATATAAAGGGTGTGAATTTATGGCTAGATTAG
- a CDS encoding HAD-IIIA family hydrolase produces the protein MIEIIFLDVDGCLTDGKIIYSSDKSEIKEFDVKDGAAIEAWLKLGKKIAIITGRTSPCVELRAKDLKIDLLFQGVKDKLSCAKEILEKLNLSFEQSAAIGDYLNDKELLKAVALSFKPKDAHKSLEVDYTLSKKGGKAAVCEMIELIIEKNSMQRQWNELWQ, from the coding sequence ATGATAGAGATAATTTTCTTAGATGTAGATGGCTGTTTGACTGACGGCAAGATTATTTACAGTAGCGATAAAAGCGAGATAAAAGAATTTGATGTCAAAGATGGAGCTGCGATAGAAGCTTGGCTTAAGCTTGGCAAAAAAATAGCCATTATCACCGGTAGAACTTCTCCTTGTGTGGAGTTAAGGGCTAAGGATTTAAAAATAGATTTGCTTTTTCAAGGCGTAAAGGATAAATTATCTTGTGCTAAGGAAATTTTAGAAAAGTTAAATTTAAGCTTTGAGCAAAGTGCTGCTATAGGGGATTATCTAAACGATAAGGAGCTTTTAAAGGCTGTAGCGCTTAGCTTTAAGCCAAAAGACGCACATAAAAGCCTAGAGGTTGATTATACTCTTAGTAAAAAGGGCGGTAAGGCCGCCGTGTGCGAGATGATAGAGCTCATCATAGAAAAAAATTCTATGCAAAGACAGTGGAATGAACTTTGGCAATAA
- a CDS encoding septal ring lytic transglycosylase RlpA family protein, whose protein sequence is MQVLKRKRLLSYVLGSIVVLSLSACTQTRTSSSYYPSNDFRTDKQGALGAKGTMKPYTINGKTYYPTVVEVGETAEGIASWYGPGFHGKKTSNGETYNQYAFTAAHKTLPMNTILSVVNLSNGKRTQVRINDRGPFVDNRIIDLSKAAAEQIDMLESGTAPVKLEVIGFGSVDDSNTIVHQNTNLGLSGDITNSGQSYEGGNFMVQIGAFRFMEGAQKTANQYSSYQGYKAVVRTSSKDGLNRVFLTGFRSLEEAQDFARSGAFMGAFVVRE, encoded by the coding sequence ATGCAAGTGTTGAAAAGAAAAAGACTTCTAAGCTACGTTCTAGGTAGTATTGTAGTGCTAAGCCTTAGTGCTTGTACTCAGACTAGAACTTCAAGTTCTTATTATCCAAGCAATGATTTTAGAACAGACAAGCAAGGTGCTTTAGGTGCGAAAGGCACTATGAAGCCTTATACCATAAATGGCAAGACTTATTATCCAACCGTTGTTGAAGTTGGCGAAACTGCCGAGGGTATAGCTTCGTGGTATGGACCTGGCTTTCATGGCAAAAAGACTTCAAACGGAGAAACCTACAATCAATACGCTTTCACAGCAGCACACAAAACCCTACCTATGAATACAATCTTAAGCGTTGTAAATTTAAGCAATGGCAAGAGAACCCAAGTTCGAATAAATGACAGAGGTCCCTTTGTTGATAACCGTATCATAGACTTATCAAAAGCGGCCGCGGAACAAATTGACATGCTTGAAAGCGGCACAGCACCGGTAAAGCTTGAGGTTATAGGTTTTGGTTCTGTTGATGATTCTAACACTATCGTACACCAAAACACAAATTTAGGCCTTAGCGGCGATATAACAAATAGCGGACAAAGCTATGAGGGTGGAAATTTCATGGTGCAAATCGGTGCTTTTAGATTTATGGAAGGAGCACAAAAAACAGCTAATCAATACAGCTCATATCAAGGCTACAAGGCTGTTGTTAGAACCAGCTCAAAAGACGGCTTAAACAGGGTATTTTTAACAGGCTTTAGAAGTTTAGAAGAAGCTCAAGACTTCGCTAGAAGTGGTGCTTTTATGGGTGCTTTTGTAGTTAGAGAATAA
- a CDS encoding lytic transglycosylase domain-containing protein: MRILSIFFFLLSLSFANSFSPEYHQKQLEILRNLDIDSAYISDLVFVDNKEELKSLHSKSLIHSAQNYYEFIPIIRQVLHDEEVPEELMYLAIVESGLKSASVSNAKAVGIWQFMEKTATSLGLKVDLYVDERRDPFKSSFAATKYLKNLKDEFGKWYLAILAYNCGNAKLRSAIKEAQSDDLSVLLDPEAKYLPLETRIFIKKILTLAFSAKNEDFLLKNDSYFVNYTREHNFAKVDVPTSVSLKDLAKISNISFEELKRYNPQFRYDFTPPNYDYYMYIPINKLLSYEKNYDPKKIAKVDTSIPKTKIYIVKQGDSLYSIAKKHKITVADIRKYNKIKKDHLSIKQKLIIPLKKEEIKYASVEKKKTSKLRSR, translated from the coding sequence ATGAGAATTTTAAGTATTTTTTTCTTTCTTTTAAGCCTTTCTTTTGCTAATAGTTTTTCTCCAGAATATCACCAAAAGCAGCTTGAAATTTTAAGAAATTTAGATATAGATAGTGCTTATATAAGCGATTTAGTCTTTGTGGATAATAAAGAGGAATTAAAGTCCTTGCATTCTAAATCCTTAATCCACTCAGCACAAAATTATTACGAGTTTATACCTATCATAAGACAGGTTTTGCACGATGAAGAGGTGCCAGAGGAGCTTATGTATCTAGCCATAGTAGAATCGGGCTTAAAAAGTGCTAGTGTTTCAAATGCCAAGGCGGTTGGAATTTGGCAATTTATGGAAAAAACCGCCACTAGTTTGGGACTTAAGGTTGATTTATATGTTGATGAAAGACGCGACCCTTTTAAGTCCTCTTTCGCGGCCACTAAGTATTTAAAAAATTTAAAGGATGAATTTGGCAAATGGTATCTAGCCATACTTGCGTATAATTGCGGCAACGCCAAGCTAAGGTCTGCCATAAAAGAGGCACAAAGCGATGATTTAAGTGTTTTGTTAGACCCTGAGGCTAAATACTTGCCACTTGAAACTAGAATTTTTATTAAAAAAATTCTAACCCTAGCATTTTCTGCGAAAAATGAGGATTTTTTGCTAAAAAATGATTCTTATTTTGTAAATTACACAAGAGAGCATAATTTCGCCAAGGTAGATGTTCCAACTAGCGTTTCTTTGAAAGATTTAGCAAAGATTAGCAATATTTCTTTTGAGGAGCTTAAGAGGTATAATCCTCAGTTTAGATACGACTTTACGCCGCCAAATTATGATTATTACATGTACATACCTATAAATAAGCTTTTATCATACGAAAAAAATTACGACCCTAAAAAAATAGCCAAGGTTGATACCAGCATACCTAAGACTAAAATTTACATAGTTAAGCAAGGCGATTCGCTTTATTCTATAGCTAAAAAGCACAAAATAACAGTGGCTGATATAAGAAAATATAATAAAATCAAAAAAGACCATTTAAGCATAAAACAAAAACTTATAATACCGCTTAAGAAAGAGGAGATAAAATATGCAAGTGTTGAAAAGAAAAAGACTTCTAAGCTACGTTCTAGGTAG
- a CDS encoding TatD family hydrolase encodes MFLDTFKHSAKIIDTHCHLDDESYYDDLHELLLACKTNNIEKMIIPGADIKDLSRAVELCQRYDELYFAVGVHPYHCKDYDEKLLRFYINHEKCVAVGECGLDYFRLKADDVDEKKLQKEVFLAQISLAKEFKKPLIIHAREANEDVYQILSSHASSLYGGVLHCFNASPLLLNLKDNGFYFGIGGVLTFKNAKALLEILPKIPRDKLLLETDAPYLSPEPFRGTRNTPINTHLVADKMATLLNLDRNELINICTKNANTLFFQEVV; translated from the coding sequence ATGTTTTTAGATACTTTTAAGCACAGTGCCAAAATTATAGACACTCATTGTCATTTGGATGATGAGAGCTATTATGATGACTTGCACGAGCTTTTATTAGCTTGTAAAACAAATAATATAGAAAAAATGATAATACCCGGCGCAGATATCAAAGACCTAAGCAGGGCAGTAGAGCTTTGCCAAAGGTATGATGAGCTTTATTTTGCTGTTGGAGTGCATCCTTATCACTGTAAAGATTATGATGAAAAGCTTTTGAGATTTTATATAAACCATGAAAAATGCGTAGCGGTTGGGGAATGTGGGCTTGATTATTTTCGTTTAAAAGCTGATGATGTGGATGAAAAAAAGCTACAAAAAGAAGTTTTTTTAGCGCAAATTTCCTTGGCAAAGGAGTTTAAAAAGCCTTTGATTATCCATGCTAGAGAGGCGAACGAGGATGTGTATCAAATTTTATCCTCTCATGCCTCTAGCCTTTATGGAGGTGTTTTGCACTGCTTTAATGCAAGCCCTTTGCTTTTAAATTTAAAAGACAATGGCTTTTATTTTGGAATCGGGGGCGTTTTAACCTTTAAAAATGCTAAGGCTTTGCTTGAAATTTTGCCTAAAATTCCAAGGGATAAGCTTTTGCTTGAAACAGACGCGCCTTATCTAAGCCCAGAGCCGTTTAGAGGCACGAGAAACACGCCCATTAACACTCACTTAGTAGCTGATAAAATGGCTACTTTGCTAAATTTAGATAGAAACGAGCTTATAAACATTTGCACTAAGAATGCGAATACATTGTTTTTTCAGGAAGTAGTATGA